GGGTGATTTTCGATGAAAATTGTAAAATGGTTCCATTATGTACAGTCTTACCGGGATTACTTGAAAAGCGAAAAAGGCTGGTTCGATTTCGTTGACACTATCCAGGCTTTGTTGATTATGATGGGTGTGATGGCAGCGGCGGCAGCTTGTCTTTATATTGCCAGACTTATGTTAGGTTTTTAAACGGACCGTTGAAAAAGGCTTGGTAGCAGTAGGTAATCTCTCATCAGTGAAAAGTCACACGAGTTCTTCACAGTACGGAGGCGCAGAGCGTCTCTCTGATCTAGCATCTGAACCTTTTTGAACGGTCACGGATTCGAGATTGAAGATGAGTTGGAAAGATTCCTGAAAATAGATAGATGGTGAGCGTATGAAACAGCATGGCAGGAAAAAAATCGGCGTCATGGGCGGGACGTTTGATCCCATTCATATTGGACATCTGGCTACAGCAGAAATCGTAAGAATGGCTTACCGGTTGGACCAGGTATTATTCATTCCTAACGGATTGCCGCCCCATAAACAGGATATGCAGGTTACCCCTGCTGTCCACCGATATATCATGACTCTGATGGCTACCTGTTCTAATCCTTATTTTTTAGTTGTACCGATGGAAATTGAGCGTCCCGGGTTATCCTATACTATTGATACAGTGAAGAAAGTTCTGGCTGAATACGGGCCGGAAACCGACTTATATTGCATTACCGGCTTTGATGCCATTTTAGACTTGTTTACCTGGAAAGATGCGATACAGCTGCTGCAGCTATGCCAGTTTGTCGCTGTTGCCAGGTTAGGATATGAAAGCCGGATGATAGAAAAGATAGATGCTTTTCCTCTGGAGGCAAAACACAGAATACATATTTTGACCGCCCCCCGGATTGATATCTCAGCCACCGATATCCGCCAGAGAGTGCGTCAGGGCGGATCGATCAGGTACCTTGTACCAGAAACCGTGGAACAATATATCTATAAAGAACGACTCTATCTTGATTAAAGGCTGCTGCAACTGGTCACGGATTCCAGGATCAGAAAATTGCACCTGTTTGGTTATGAATTCCTGCGTCAGACATCGAATAAATTTGACAGATTCGCAAATAATGAGAGTGTACTACTTCAGTGGAAGAAGAGGTGAAATTCCCGAATGGCAGCAACATTGTATGTCGGCAACTTACCCTGGTCTACAACAGACACTGCTTTAACCGAGGCATTCCGCGAGCATGGAACGGTATATTCCAGCCGGATTATTACCGATAAAGAGACCGGACGGTCCCGCGGATTTGGTTTTGTGGAAGTGGAAGATGCTGATGTGGAAAAAATGATCACCGCAATGAACGGTACAGACTTCGGCGGTCGTCAAATCGTAGTAAACGAGGCAAAACCACGGCAAAATTGATACTCAAAGTCTCTCAAACTTTATTGGCGACAAGAAAGGCATAGTGTTTTTCGCCTAGGGTCGTCAAATCGAAGTAAACGAGGCAAATCACGGCAAAACTAATACTAGAGGCTATTCAAAACCTCCCGAAAGTGCATCAGCAACAAGGGAGGCTTTGTTTTTTTGTGTTATGTATGGTAAAATGCTAGTGGTACCCTATAGGGATGCCTTGTGCTTGGGGTAAAGTTTCAAGAATCATTGTTAGGATCTGATCGTATGATAGAATGGGAAGAAATTGAGAACAATTTGCGTAAAACGCTTTCCGGACATCGCTTTCAGCACTCTGTCGGCGTCAGTGTGACCGCTGAGGATCTAGCTAAGCGATTCGGGGCGGATCCGGTTCAAGCCAGACTGGCCGGCTTGTTGCATGACTGCGCCCGGGATATGTCCAACAATCACCTATTGCAAAGCGCCGAGACTTTTGGTATAGTTGTGGATACCGTTCTCCGTCGGGTGCCGGAGCTGCTGCATGCACCAGTGGGAGCCCAACTGGTCCGGGAGCGCTATAAAATCAGCGATCCGGCGGTATGTCAGGCCATTGCCCGCCATACGGTAGGGGCCAAGGATATGAGTGTATTGGATATGGTGATCTATTTAGCTGATTGTATCGAGCCGGGCCGGGATTTTCTCGGAGTCCATGAGCTGCGACGTCTGGCGGCGGTTGACTTGTGGGCGGCTATGGTGAAGGCCTATGATCAGAGTATTATCTATATTATACAGCAAGGCGGTCTGGTGCACCCGGCTACGATAGAGGGACGCAACGCCTTACTGCTTGGAATCCGTTGAAATAAATTTTTAGAATCCCTTAGAGAGGGGGAGCTATATGGCCGCAGAACGTGTACGTTGCAGAATTCGCTGGACGCGCGTCTTTTTTGTTTTGGCGGCTTTACTGGTGTTTATTACTGTAGCGCTAGGAGCGATTTTCTACACCTATATTCAGGTGTTTCATACATTTAAATCAAGCCGGACAGCAGCAGTTACCTTAAGCGATGAGCCCATAACCCAGCGGGTGAATATCCTGCTGATGGGTGTGGACGAGCCGGAGCGGCAGGCTGCCGACGCTGCCCAAGCAAGACGTTCGGATACCATGATTGTTGTCAGCATCAACCCGACCGACGGGACCATCCATCTACTGTCGATTCCCCGGGATACCAAAGTGGTCATTCCAGGACGGAAAAGTTACGATAAGATTACCCACGCCTTCGCCTATGGGGGACCGCCTCTGGCGGTCCAGACAGTAGAAAAATTTTTGCAGATCCCCATCAACTACTATTTGGTGGCGGATTGGCAGGGATTTATTCAGGTGGTTGACATTTTGGGCGGTGTGGATTTGTATGTGGAGCAGAACATGCGCTACAGCGATTCCTACGCCGATTTGCAAATTGATTTGAAACGCGGCTTCCAGCACTTGGACGGCCAAAAAGCTGGACAATATGTGCGATACCGTCATGACGAATTGGGCGATATCGGCCGGGTTCAACGACAGCAGCGCTTCCTGAAAGCCTTGGCTCAGGAACTCCTGCAGATGGATACCATTTTTAAAACTCCGGCTTTGTCATCTGCTATCAGTCAATATGTACAAACCGATATGAGTCTGTTTACTATTGCGAAACTGGCCAACAGCCTGACATCCTTTGATGAATCAGGGTTACAATTTGAAATGCTGCCAGGCAGTTTTGCCACGATTGACGGGCTGAGTTACTGGGTGCCTGATCAGGTTCTCACGAAGCAAATGGTGGAACGGTTATTCGTATCCTATGACCGGGCAGCAGACAGTGGGAATATTGACGGACCGGCACCCCAGCGAGAAGGAGTGACAAGTTTATTACCGAAATAAGTAATAAATGGGAGTTTAGTATTACACAGTTATTGTTTTACCGGATTGGCGCACACTAAAATGATACCAGACAACTGCGAATCCTTTGTGGTTTTGCTGTTGCTGCAGGAGGGAAATAATGGAGCATCTTGAACATCTGCCCCGGGCTGTTGCGGCTGCCGCCAGCGAAAAAAAGGCACGGGACATCACGATCTTGGATATGAAAGGAGTATCTTTAGTTACCGACTATTTTGTCATCTGCAGCGCCAATTCTGTGATCCAGGCTCAGGCAATTATTGACAACATCGAAGAAAAGCTGGACGAACAGGGGATAAAATCCCTGCATAAGGAAGGATCCCGGGATTCTCGATGGGTATTGCTGGATTATGGCAATGTAGTGGCTCATATCTTTGTGGAAGAGGATCGTGTGTTCTATAATCTGGAACGTCTTTGGGGCGATGCCAAGGCCTATAAGTATGAGGCTTGAGAGATGCGAAGCATCTCGAGCTAGCAGGAAGACAGACTGCTCGCGGCCGAGTAGAAGGATTCTGATTAGGTATGAATGCCGCAAAGCAATGTTTTTCGAGTCTACAAGGAGAGAATATGCAACAAAAAGCAACTTATGCTCCCGGACAAGTGGTCACTCTGAAAGTAGCCCGGATGAACGAGCTGGGGGCGTTTCTTGATGCCGGCACCGGCAAAACTTCCGATGATATTCTGCTGCACAAAGCGCAGCAAATCAGAGAAGTCACCCTTGATGAGCCGGTAGAAGTCTATTTATATCAGGATCCGAAAGGACGCCTTGCCGCCAGTATGCGGCTGCCTCAGATGAAGCCGGGACAGGTAGCCAGAGTTCAGGTTATTAATACCAGCCGTGACGGGGCCTTTGTCGATATCGGCGCTGAACGGGGTGTGTTTATGCCCTATGCCGGCATGCGCGGACTGCCTCGCCGCGGGGAAAAAGTATGGGTTAAGCTGTATACCGATAAATCCGGCCGGCCGGCTGTCACCATGGAAGTGGACGAAGAACTGCAAAAAGCGTCCAGACCGGCGATGGTCAAAGTAGGGGATCAGGTCACTGGCTCGGTATACAATATCAATGAGGCAGGCGCTTTCCTGTTTACCGCCGAGCGGAATATTGCGCTTTTGCACAAGGATGAAATGGCAGAACGTCTGAAAGTGGGTCAAGAAATAACAGCCCGTGTCACCTTTGTGCGGGAAGACGGAAGAATTAACGTCTCCTTGCGTCCGGCGAAAGAGAAGGCCATGGATCAGGATGGAGAAAAGATTCTTGCCCTGCTGGCCGGACGCGGCAAGATGCCTTACAGTGACGAATCGTCACCTGAAGTTATTAAAGAAAAGTTCCAGATCAGCAAAGCCGCCTTCAAACGTGCTTTAGGCAAGCTCATGAAAGCCGGCCTGATCGAACAGCAAGACGGTTGGACCTATCTGAAAAAAGAAGAAGGAGAAAACCCATAAAAAAGAAACACTCAGCCAGTTTGCTGTCTTTTGTTTTTGCGGGCTGTCTTAACGCGACAGCTCTATTTTTATTTATTTAAAATTTGTTTGGCCAGGACATGCTGTAAAATAATGTGATGCTATTTGAAAAAAGGGCTGCGCATATGTTTTTTAGAAAAACGTTTTGCGACAGCCTCTTTTCGTGTGACTGGTATAAAAGCCTCAAATTCGAGGCCTTCTTTCAACGGTCCTCTTCTGCTACAGTTACTTTGGTCATCCGATCTCCCTGTTTGATGTTATCCACCACATCCATCCCTTGGCTAACCTGGCCGAATACGGTGTGCATGCCATCCAAATGAGGCTGCGGTTCATAGACAATGAAAAACTGACTGCCGCCGGTATTGGGGCCACGATGAGCCATGGACAGAGAACCGCGCAGATGTTTATGGGGATTGCCTTTGGTTTCGCAAGGAATGGTATATCCCGGCCCGCCTGAACCGGTGCCGTTGGGGCAGCCGCCTTGAGCCACGAAACCCGGAATAACCCGGTGAAAAGTCAGACCGTCATAAAAGCCTTCACTGATCAATTTGACGAAATTGGCCACAGTGCCTGGAGCCTCTTTTTCAAACAGATCAATGACAATAGTACCTTTTTCTGTTTCCATGATTGCTTGTTTCAAGTGAGATCCCCCGCTTATCCAATAATGTAATTCTATTATTTCCTTTTTGACCGCGGTTCAACCCCAGCAGGCGGAGACTGGTTTGACGAATTGGTCTCCTCTAGCAGCTCGTACATAATGACCCCGCTGGCGACTCCGGGAAATTCGATGATCGATATAACCAATTTTCGGTCGCTGAAGTGCAGGGTA
This genomic window from Acetonema longum DSM 6540 contains:
- the nadD gene encoding nicotinate-nucleotide adenylyltransferase, which encodes MKQHGRKKIGVMGGTFDPIHIGHLATAEIVRMAYRLDQVLFIPNGLPPHKQDMQVTPAVHRYIMTLMATCSNPYFLVVPMEIERPGLSYTIDTVKKVLAEYGPETDLYCITGFDAILDLFTWKDAIQLLQLCQFVAVARLGYESRMIEKIDAFPLEAKHRIHILTAPRIDISATDIRQRVRQGGSIRYLVPETVEQYIYKERLYLD
- a CDS encoding RNA recognition motif domain-containing protein, with the protein product MAATLYVGNLPWSTTDTALTEAFREHGTVYSSRIITDKETGRSRGFGFVEVEDADVEKMITAMNGTDFGGRQIVVNEAKPRQN
- the yqeK gene encoding bis(5'-nucleosyl)-tetraphosphatase (symmetrical) YqeK, with the protein product MIEWEEIENNLRKTLSGHRFQHSVGVSVTAEDLAKRFGADPVQARLAGLLHDCARDMSNNHLLQSAETFGIVVDTVLRRVPELLHAPVGAQLVRERYKISDPAVCQAIARHTVGAKDMSVLDMVIYLADCIEPGRDFLGVHELRRLAAVDLWAAMVKAYDQSIIYIIQQGGLVHPATIEGRNALLLGIR
- a CDS encoding LCP family protein, whose protein sequence is MAAERVRCRIRWTRVFFVLAALLVFITVALGAIFYTYIQVFHTFKSSRTAAVTLSDEPITQRVNILLMGVDEPERQAADAAQARRSDTMIVVSINPTDGTIHLLSIPRDTKVVIPGRKSYDKITHAFAYGGPPLAVQTVEKFLQIPINYYLVADWQGFIQVVDILGGVDLYVEQNMRYSDSYADLQIDLKRGFQHLDGQKAGQYVRYRHDELGDIGRVQRQQRFLKALAQELLQMDTIFKTPALSSAISQYVQTDMSLFTIAKLANSLTSFDESGLQFEMLPGSFATIDGLSYWVPDQVLTKQMVERLFVSYDRAADSGNIDGPAPQREGVTSLLPK
- the rsfS gene encoding ribosome silencing factor; its protein translation is MEHLEHLPRAVAAAASEKKARDITILDMKGVSLVTDYFVICSANSVIQAQAIIDNIEEKLDEQGIKSLHKEGSRDSRWVLLDYGNVVAHIFVEEDRVFYNLERLWGDAKAYKYEA
- a CDS encoding S1 RNA-binding domain-containing protein; its protein translation is MQQKATYAPGQVVTLKVARMNELGAFLDAGTGKTSDDILLHKAQQIREVTLDEPVEVYLYQDPKGRLAASMRLPQMKPGQVARVQVINTSRDGAFVDIGAERGVFMPYAGMRGLPRRGEKVWVKLYTDKSGRPAVTMEVDEELQKASRPAMVKVGDQVTGSVYNINEAGAFLFTAERNIALLHKDEMAERLKVGQEITARVTFVREDGRINVSLRPAKEKAMDQDGEKILALLAGRGKMPYSDESSPEVIKEKFQISKAAFKRALGKLMKAGLIEQQDGWTYLKKEEGENP
- a CDS encoding peptidylprolyl isomerase yields the protein MKQAIMETEKGTIVIDLFEKEAPGTVANFVKLISEGFYDGLTFHRVIPGFVAQGGCPNGTGSGGPGYTIPCETKGNPHKHLRGSLSMAHRGPNTGGSQFFIVYEPQPHLDGMHTVFGQVSQGMDVVDNIKQGDRMTKVTVAEEDR